A single genomic interval of Sinorhizobium garamanticum harbors:
- a CDS encoding DMT family transporter, which produces MVAAKTNIAFELLLLLALASLWGASYTFIKIGVETIPPVTLIAARTLLAGAILLAVIGWRGLSLPRDTATLRRFLFQACLNSVFPFTLIAWAERTIDAGVAVILNSTTPIFAFLLTALITRHEPVTARKFVGVIAGLTGISLIIGLEAFRGVGDQLVPQLAVVLATICYAGAAIFGKNFKGQDPMIPAAGSLLAGAVLLVPTSLVVDRPWTLNPSPESLIALVCLSAFSTALAFVIYFRLIHTLGSVGTTAQAYVRVPIGVAIGVLFLGETLPATAWIGLCCVITGVVAMTIPARQRVAAAAAKG; this is translated from the coding sequence ATGGTCGCCGCCAAGACAAATATTGCCTTCGAACTGTTGTTACTTCTCGCCCTCGCCAGCCTCTGGGGCGCCTCCTACACCTTCATCAAGATCGGCGTTGAAACCATTCCGCCGGTGACGCTGATTGCCGCGCGCACCCTGCTCGCCGGCGCAATTCTTCTGGCAGTGATCGGATGGCGCGGCCTTTCGTTGCCGCGTGACACCGCCACCTTGAGGCGCTTTCTGTTCCAGGCCTGCCTCAACAGCGTCTTTCCGTTCACGCTGATCGCCTGGGCCGAGCGGACGATCGACGCCGGTGTGGCGGTGATCCTCAATTCCACCACGCCCATCTTCGCCTTCCTTCTGACGGCCCTGATCACCCGGCACGAGCCCGTTACCGCCCGCAAGTTCGTTGGCGTCATTGCGGGGCTCACCGGCATCAGCCTGATCATTGGGCTCGAAGCCTTTCGCGGCGTCGGCGATCAGCTCGTTCCGCAGCTTGCCGTTGTCCTTGCAACCATTTGCTATGCGGGCGCGGCGATCTTCGGGAAGAATTTCAAGGGGCAGGATCCGATGATACCCGCCGCGGGGTCGCTTCTCGCCGGCGCGGTTTTGCTCGTCCCGACGAGCCTGGTCGTCGATCGGCCCTGGACGCTCAACCCCTCGCCCGAATCGCTGATTGCGCTCGTCTGCCTGTCGGCCTTCTCGACGGCACTCGCCTTCGTCATCTATTTCCGCCTGATCCACACGCTCGGATCCGTCGGCACGACGGCACAGGCCTATGTACGCGTTCCGATCGGCGTTGCCATCGGAGTCCTGTTCCTTGGCGAAACTCTACCGGCAACTGCGTGGATCGGCCTCTGCTGCGTTATTACCGGCGTCGTCGCCATGACCATACCGGCGCGGCAGCGCGTGGCGGCGGCCGCAGCCAAGGGGTGA
- a CDS encoding ABC transporter substrate-binding protein has protein sequence MRRHLLTTTAAMLLALTGSAYAGMDEAKSFLDKEIGDLSSLDRAAQEAEMQWFVDAAKPFAGMEIKVVSETITTHEYEAKTLAKAFSDITGIKITHDLIGEGDVVEKLQTQMQSGENVYDAYINDSDLIGTHWRYQQARSLTDFMANEGKDVTNPNLDIDDFIGKSFTTAPDGKLYQLPDQQFANLYWFRYDWFNDPKIQEEFKAKYGYDLGVPVNWSAYEDIAEFFTGREIDGKKVYGHMDYGKKDPSLGWRFTDAWLSMAGNGDKGIPNGKPVDEWGIRVDENSRPVGSCVARGGDTNGPASVYAIQKYLDWMKAYAPAASQGMTFSESGPVPSQGEIAQQMFTYTAFTADFVKQGLPVVNEDGTPKWRFAPSPHGVYWKDGMKLGYQDAGSWTLLKSTPDDRAKAAWLYAQFVTSKTVDVKKSHVGLTFIRQSTLDHPSFTERAPKLGGLIEFYRSPARLQWSPTGTNVPDYPKLAQLWWQAIGDASSGAKTAQEAMDSLCAEQEKVLQRLERAGVQGDIGPKLAEEHDLEFWNAEAVKAGNLAPQLKVENEKEKPITVNYDELVKSWQTN, from the coding sequence ATGCGACGGCATCTTCTAACGACGACGGCAGCAATGCTGCTGGCTCTCACCGGCTCGGCCTATGCCGGCATGGATGAGGCAAAGTCATTCCTGGATAAGGAAATCGGCGACCTCTCGTCGCTCGATCGCGCGGCCCAGGAAGCGGAAATGCAGTGGTTCGTCGATGCGGCGAAGCCTTTTGCCGGCATGGAAATCAAGGTCGTCTCCGAAACGATCACCACCCATGAATATGAAGCGAAGACGCTTGCCAAGGCGTTCTCCGACATCACCGGCATCAAGATCACCCACGACCTGATCGGCGAAGGCGACGTCGTCGAAAAGCTGCAGACGCAGATGCAGTCGGGCGAAAACGTCTATGACGCCTATATCAACGACTCGGATCTGATCGGCACCCATTGGCGATACCAGCAGGCCCGCAGCCTGACCGACTTCATGGCGAACGAGGGCAAGGACGTCACCAACCCGAACCTCGACATCGACGACTTCATCGGCAAGTCCTTTACCACCGCCCCGGACGGCAAGCTCTACCAGCTTCCCGACCAGCAGTTCGCGAACCTTTACTGGTTCCGCTACGACTGGTTCAACGATCCGAAGATCCAGGAAGAGTTCAAGGCCAAGTACGGCTACGACCTCGGCGTGCCGGTCAACTGGTCGGCCTATGAGGACATCGCCGAGTTCTTCACCGGCCGCGAGATCGACGGCAAGAAGGTCTATGGCCACATGGACTACGGCAAGAAGGACCCGTCGCTTGGCTGGCGCTTCACCGACGCTTGGCTGTCGATGGCCGGCAACGGCGACAAGGGCATCCCGAACGGCAAGCCGGTCGACGAGTGGGGCATCAGGGTCGACGAGAACTCGCGCCCCGTCGGATCCTGCGTTGCACGCGGCGGTGACACCAACGGCCCGGCCTCGGTCTATGCGATCCAGAAGTATCTCGATTGGATGAAGGCCTACGCTCCGGCGGCTTCCCAGGGCATGACCTTCTCGGAATCCGGTCCGGTTCCGTCGCAGGGTGAGATCGCGCAGCAGATGTTCACCTACACGGCGTTCACCGCGGACTTCGTGAAGCAAGGCCTGCCGGTGGTCAACGAGGACGGCACCCCGAAGTGGCGTTTTGCCCCGAGCCCACACGGCGTCTACTGGAAGGACGGCATGAAGCTTGGCTATCAGGATGCCGGCTCCTGGACGCTCCTGAAGTCGACACCGGACGACCGCGCCAAGGCCGCTTGGCTCTACGCGCAGTTCGTAACCTCCAAGACGGTGGACGTGAAGAAGAGCCATGTCGGTCTCACCTTCATCCGCCAGTCGACGCTCGATCATCCGAGCTTCACCGAGCGTGCACCGAAGCTCGGCGGCCTGATCGAGTTCTACCGTTCGCCGGCCCGCCTGCAGTGGTCGCCGACCGGCACGAACGTGCCTGACTATCCGAAGCTGGCCCAGCTCTGGTGGCAGGCGATCGGCGATGCTTCCTCCGGCGCAAAGACCGCCCAGGAAGCCATGGACTCGCTCTGCGCCGAGCAGGAAAAGGTGCTGCAGCGCCTCGAGCGTGCCGGCGTTCAGGGCGACATCGGCCCGAAGCTGGCGGAAGAGCACGACCTCGAATTCTGGAACGCGGAAGCCGTCAAGGCTGGCAACCTCGCTCCGCAGTTGAAGGTCGAGAACGAGAAGGAAAAGCCGATCACCGTCAACTATGACGAACTGGTCAAGAGCTGGCAGACGAACTAA
- a CDS encoding DUF2160 domain-containing protein: protein MEAIATRKNRWPVALVAVLVVYVAVAGLLVSTLPVKDGERDWFAPLIPGGWMAWSFPTAMFFLTIFALLSLMAVWEYARPGGNPRVGILRFETTRGDRLFVSLLGSAFIQLGWLGLVGTNLWWAVALSVVYAIGVFRYV, encoded by the coding sequence ATGGAAGCCATCGCCACACGCAAGAACCGCTGGCCCGTCGCACTTGTCGCCGTGCTCGTCGTCTATGTCGCAGTTGCGGGCCTGCTCGTTTCTACCCTGCCGGTCAAGGACGGCGAGCGCGACTGGTTCGCCCCGCTGATCCCCGGCGGCTGGATGGCCTGGTCCTTCCCGACCGCCATGTTCTTTCTGACGATCTTCGCGCTTCTGTCGCTGATGGCCGTCTGGGAATATGCCCGGCCCGGAGGCAATCCGCGCGTCGGCATCCTGCGCTTCGAAACGACGCGCGGCGACCGGCTCTTCGTCTCGCTGCTCGGATCCGCCTTCATTCAACTCGGCTGGCTGGGGCTCGTCGGCACAAACCTCTGGTGGGCGGTCGCGCTCTCTGTGGTCTATGCCATCGGCGTCTTCCGCTACGTCTGA
- a CDS encoding carbohydrate ABC transporter permease yields the protein MKTQKQPMSQRLSWLVPTIYIIFLLLPIYWLVNMSFKETSEILSTFSLWPQNPTLRNYTVIFTDPSWYNGYINSITYVVMNTVISVTVALPAAYAFSRYRFLGDKHLFFWLLTNRMAPPAVFALPFFQLYSAFGLIDTHIAVAIAHCLFNVPLAVWILEGFMSGVPKEIDETAYIDGYSFPRFFVKIFVPLIASGIGVAAFFCFMFSWVELLIARTLTTTDAKPIAATMTRTVSASGLDWGVLAAAGVLTIIPGALVIYFVRNYIAKGFALGRV from the coding sequence ATGAAGACTCAAAAGCAACCGATGTCGCAACGCCTCTCCTGGCTGGTGCCGACGATCTACATTATCTTCCTGCTCCTGCCGATCTACTGGCTGGTCAATATGAGCTTCAAGGAGACAAGCGAAATCCTCAGCACCTTTTCGCTGTGGCCGCAGAATCCGACGCTCCGCAATTACACGGTGATCTTCACCGATCCCTCCTGGTACAACGGCTACATCAACTCGATCACCTATGTCGTGATGAACACGGTGATCTCGGTCACCGTGGCGCTGCCGGCGGCCTACGCCTTTTCGCGCTACCGCTTCCTCGGCGACAAGCATCTGTTCTTCTGGCTGCTGACGAACCGGATGGCGCCGCCAGCCGTTTTCGCGCTGCCCTTCTTCCAGCTCTATTCCGCCTTCGGCCTGATCGACACGCATATCGCGGTCGCCATCGCGCACTGCCTCTTCAACGTGCCGCTGGCGGTCTGGATTCTCGAAGGCTTCATGTCCGGCGTGCCGAAGGAGATCGACGAGACGGCCTATATCGACGGCTACTCCTTCCCGCGCTTCTTCGTAAAAATCTTCGTGCCGCTGATCGCATCCGGCATCGGCGTTGCCGCCTTCTTCTGCTTCATGTTCTCCTGGGTCGAACTCCTGATCGCCCGCACGCTCACGACCACCGATGCCAAGCCGATCGCCGCCACCATGACCCGCACAGTCTCGGCGTCCGGTCTCGACTGGGGCGTGCTTGCCGCCGCAGGCGTGCTGACGATTATCCCCGGCGCACTCGTCATCTATTTCGTTCGCAACTACATCGCCAAGGGCTTCGCCCTGGGGAGGGTCTGA
- a CDS encoding carbohydrate ABC transporter permease, whose product MEKTWNNKAWFMVLPVLVLVAFSAVIPLMTVVNYSVQDTFGNNEFFWAGTDWFVETLESDRFWDALIRNLIFSAIILTIEIPLGIVIALNMPKKGIGVPICLVLMALPLLIPWNVVGTIWQVFGRVDIGLLGRTLASLGINYNYVQNPLDAWVTLIIMDVWHWTSLVVLLCYAGLVSIPDAYYQAAKIDGASRWSVFRYIQLPKMKRVLLIAFLLRFMDSFMIYTEPFVVTGGGPGNSTTFLSIDLVKMAIGQFDLGPAAALSIIYFLIILLLSWIFYTVMTTSDAQG is encoded by the coding sequence ATGGAAAAGACCTGGAACAACAAGGCCTGGTTCATGGTCCTGCCGGTGTTGGTGCTCGTCGCCTTCTCCGCCGTGATCCCGCTGATGACGGTCGTCAACTATTCAGTGCAGGACACCTTCGGCAACAACGAGTTCTTCTGGGCCGGCACCGACTGGTTCGTGGAGACACTCGAATCCGACCGCTTCTGGGATGCGCTGATCCGCAACCTGATCTTCTCGGCGATCATCCTGACGATCGAGATTCCGCTCGGCATCGTGATCGCACTCAACATGCCGAAGAAGGGCATCGGCGTGCCGATCTGCCTCGTCCTGATGGCGCTGCCGCTGCTCATTCCGTGGAACGTGGTCGGCACTATCTGGCAGGTCTTCGGACGCGTCGACATCGGCCTGCTCGGACGCACCCTCGCATCGCTTGGCATCAACTACAACTATGTGCAGAACCCGCTCGATGCCTGGGTCACGCTGATCATTATGGACGTCTGGCACTGGACGAGCCTTGTCGTGCTCTTGTGCTATGCCGGCCTCGTCTCGATCCCCGACGCCTACTACCAGGCGGCCAAGATCGACGGCGCCTCGCGCTGGTCCGTCTTCCGCTACATCCAGCTTCCGAAAATGAAGCGCGTGCTCTTGATCGCCTTCCTGCTGCGCTTCATGGACAGTTTCATGATCTACACGGAGCCTTTCGTCGTCACCGGCGGTGGACCTGGCAATTCGACGACCTTCCTGTCGATCGATCTCGTCAAGATGGCGATCGGCCAGTTCGACCTCGGCCCGGCCGCGGCCCTCTCGATCATCTACTTCCTCATCATCCTGCTGCTCTCGTGGATCTTCTACACGGTGATGACCACCAGTGACGCGCAAGGCTGA
- a CDS encoding ABC transporter ATP-binding protein — MARINLEHIRHAYGAKPKSEADYALREVHHEWNDGGAYALLGPSGCGKTTLLNIISGLINPSEGRILFDGRDVTHFSTQERNIAQVFQFPVIYDTMTVYDNLAFPLRNRHVPEAEVDRRVKEIIEMTGLGGWAKKTARGLTADQKQKISLGRGLVRSDVSAILFDEPLTVIDPEMKWVLRSQIKRLHKQFSFTMVYVTHDQTEALTFADKVVVMYDGQIVQIGTPAELFERPRHTFVGYFIGSPGMNVLPAKIAGNTAAIGSENIALNFLPKIKSGAKTELGIRPEFVSLGREGMPVAITKVEDIGRRKIVRARFADLPISIVLDEDDEIPAEPRVAFDPKAINIYADSWRVGEEA; from the coding sequence ATGGCACGCATCAATCTAGAACATATCCGCCACGCCTACGGCGCCAAGCCGAAGTCGGAAGCCGACTACGCGCTGAGGGAAGTGCATCACGAATGGAACGACGGCGGCGCCTATGCGCTGCTCGGCCCTTCCGGCTGCGGCAAGACCACGCTGCTCAACATCATTTCCGGCCTCATCAACCCGTCGGAAGGCCGCATCCTCTTCGATGGCCGGGACGTGACGCATTTCTCCACCCAGGAACGCAACATCGCCCAGGTGTTCCAGTTCCCGGTGATCTACGACACGATGACGGTCTATGACAATCTCGCCTTCCCGCTGCGCAACCGGCACGTGCCGGAAGCCGAAGTCGACCGCCGCGTCAAGGAAATCATCGAGATGACCGGTCTCGGCGGCTGGGCGAAGAAGACCGCGCGCGGATTGACCGCCGACCAGAAGCAGAAGATCTCGCTCGGCCGCGGCCTCGTTCGTTCCGATGTCAGCGCCATCCTCTTCGATGAACCGCTGACCGTGATCGATCCCGAAATGAAATGGGTGCTGCGTTCGCAGATCAAGCGGCTGCACAAGCAGTTCAGCTTCACCATGGTCTATGTGACGCATGACCAGACCGAGGCGCTGACCTTCGCCGACAAGGTCGTCGTCATGTACGACGGCCAGATCGTCCAGATTGGCACGCCGGCCGAACTCTTCGAACGGCCGCGCCATACCTTCGTCGGCTATTTCATCGGGTCGCCAGGCATGAACGTGTTGCCGGCGAAGATCGCCGGCAACACGGCCGCGATCGGCAGCGAGAACATCGCGCTCAATTTCCTGCCGAAGATCAAGTCCGGCGCCAAGACTGAGCTCGGCATCCGTCCGGAATTCGTTTCGCTCGGACGCGAAGGCATGCCCGTCGCGATCACCAAGGTCGAAGACATCGGCCGCCGCAAGATCGTCCGGGCGCGTTTCGCCGACCTGCCGATCTCGATCGTGCTCGACGAGGACGACGAAATTCCCGCCGAGCCGCGTGTCGCCTTCGATCCGAAGGCAATCAATATCTACGCCGATTCCTGGCGCGTCGGAGAGGAGGCCTGA
- a CDS encoding ABC transporter ATP-binding protein, which produces MLEMKNISKVVGGETHIHPTDLVLERGSLNVLLGPTLSGKTSLMRLMAGLDKPASGSLRFDGADVTGLPVQQRSVAMVYQQFINYPAMTVYDNIASPMRIKGADSATVDREVRKAAELLKLTPYLDRTPLNLSGGQQQRTALARAIVKNADLVLLDEPLANLDYKLREELREELPKIFAASGAIFVYATTEPSEALLLGGNTATMSEGRITQFGRTIDVYRRPVDIVTARTFADPPLNTIELVKTGADFTLDGKPVLTVPAHLSAVPDGPCTVAFQPHHLSFDPPNGSGNALTVKTAISEIAGSESFIHVGFAGARWVMLAPGVHDIEPDAVLKVFVDIRHLMVFGPDGRAIGGTA; this is translated from the coding sequence ATGCTTGAAATGAAGAACATATCCAAGGTCGTGGGCGGGGAGACGCATATCCACCCGACCGACCTTGTGCTGGAGAGGGGGTCGCTCAATGTGCTGCTCGGCCCCACCCTCTCCGGCAAGACGTCGCTGATGCGGCTGATGGCCGGTCTCGACAAGCCCGCCTCCGGCTCGCTTCGCTTCGATGGCGCCGACGTCACCGGCCTGCCGGTGCAGCAACGCTCTGTCGCCATGGTCTACCAGCAGTTCATCAACTATCCGGCGATGACGGTCTACGACAACATCGCCTCGCCAATGCGCATCAAGGGCGCCGATAGCGCAACCGTCGATCGGGAAGTGCGCAAGGCGGCCGAACTCCTGAAGCTCACACCCTATCTCGACCGCACCCCCTTGAACCTTTCCGGCGGCCAGCAGCAGCGCACCGCGCTTGCGCGTGCGATCGTCAAGAACGCCGATCTGGTGCTGCTCGACGAACCGCTCGCCAATCTCGACTACAAGCTGCGCGAGGAACTGCGCGAGGAATTGCCCAAGATCTTCGCCGCTTCCGGCGCAATCTTCGTCTATGCGACGACGGAGCCGTCCGAGGCCTTGCTGCTCGGCGGCAATACCGCGACCATGAGCGAGGGCCGCATCACCCAGTTCGGCCGCACCATCGATGTCTATCGCCGCCCGGTCGACATCGTCACCGCGCGCACCTTCGCCGATCCGCCGCTGAATACGATCGAGCTCGTGAAGACGGGAGCGGATTTCACGCTCGATGGGAAGCCCGTGCTTACCGTCCCGGCCCACCTTTCGGCCGTTCCCGACGGTCCCTGCACGGTCGCCTTCCAGCCGCACCACCTTTCTTTCGATCCGCCAAACGGCAGCGGCAACGCGCTTACCGTCAAGACGGCAATTTCCGAGATCGCAGGCTCGGAGAGCTTCATTCACGTCGGTTTCGCCGGCGCGCGCTGGGTCATGCTCGCGCCCGGCGTTCACGACATCGAACCGGACGCGGTTCTTAAGGTCTTTGTCGATATACGCCACCTGATGGTCTTCGGGCCGGACGGTCGCGCGATCGGCGGCACGGCCTGA
- the glpD gene encoding glycerol-3-phosphate dehydrogenase: MSEQTIFDVFVIGGGINGCGIARDAVGRGYSVALAEMKDFASGTSSGSTKLIHGGLRYLEYYEFRLVREALMEREILWAMAPHVIWPMRFVLPFHKGGMRPAWLIRLGLFLYDHIGGRKLLPPTRTLDMTRDPAGLPLKRLFTKAFEYSDGWVNDARLVVLNARDAADRGARVMPRTRVVSARRNDGHWAIETENMVTGARGALRARMLVNATGPWVDRVLADAIGKNDVHNVRLVQGSHIVVNKKFDDPRAYFFQNPDGRIIFAIPYENDFTLIGTTDHDFIGDPAGARINDAEIDYLCKAASEYFTDPVTRDEIVWTYSAVRPLFDDGASKAQEATRDYVLRVEGQNGQAPLLNVFGGKLTTYRRLSESALEKIGEAIGAKGRKWTAGSSLPGGDFPAAGYDAEVASLKARYPFLANSHARRLVRLYGTRAARLLGKAAKEADLGRRFGADLYETEVNWLIEQEWARRAEDVLWRRTKLGLKLSPAEAAELEEYMQGAANAAA, from the coding sequence GTGTCAGAGCAGACGATCTTCGACGTCTTCGTCATAGGCGGCGGCATCAACGGATGCGGCATTGCGCGTGATGCGGTCGGTCGGGGTTATTCCGTCGCGCTGGCCGAAATGAAGGATTTCGCCTCCGGCACATCGTCCGGCTCCACCAAGCTTATCCACGGCGGTCTGCGCTATCTCGAATATTATGAGTTCCGCCTGGTCCGCGAGGCGCTGATGGAGCGCGAGATATTGTGGGCGATGGCGCCGCACGTCATCTGGCCGATGCGATTCGTCCTGCCCTTCCACAAGGGCGGCATGCGCCCCGCCTGGCTCATCCGCCTCGGCCTGTTTCTCTATGATCATATCGGCGGCCGCAAGCTGTTGCCCCCGACCCGCACGCTAGACATGACCCGCGACCCGGCGGGATTGCCACTGAAGCGGCTTTTCACCAAGGCATTCGAATATTCCGACGGCTGGGTCAACGATGCGCGCCTGGTGGTGCTGAACGCTCGCGACGCGGCCGATCGCGGCGCACGGGTCATGCCGCGCACCCGGGTTGTCTCCGCACGCCGCAACGACGGGCACTGGGCAATCGAAACGGAAAATATGGTGACCGGGGCGCGCGGAGCCCTGCGTGCCCGCATGCTCGTTAACGCCACCGGTCCTTGGGTGGATCGGGTGCTCGCCGACGCGATCGGCAAGAACGACGTGCACAATGTCCGCCTCGTGCAGGGCAGCCATATCGTCGTGAACAAGAAGTTTGACGATCCGCGCGCCTATTTCTTCCAGAACCCGGACGGGCGGATCATCTTCGCCATTCCCTACGAGAACGATTTCACGCTGATCGGAACGACGGACCACGATTTCATTGGTGATCCCGCTGGTGCGCGCATCAACGACGCCGAGATCGACTATCTCTGCAAGGCGGCGAGCGAATATTTCACTGATCCTGTAACGCGCGACGAAATCGTCTGGACCTATTCGGCAGTGCGACCGCTGTTCGACGACGGCGCCAGCAAGGCCCAGGAGGCGACCCGCGATTACGTGCTGCGCGTCGAAGGCCAGAACGGCCAGGCGCCGCTCTTGAACGTCTTCGGCGGCAAGCTCACAACCTATCGGCGGCTGAGTGAGTCCGCGCTGGAAAAAATCGGCGAGGCGATCGGGGCCAAGGGCCGGAAATGGACAGCCGGGTCGAGCCTGCCGGGCGGCGATTTTCCCGCTGCCGGCTACGACGCCGAGGTCGCCAGCCTCAAGGCGCGCTACCCTTTTCTCGCCAATTCACACGCGCGCCGGCTCGTGCGGCTCTACGGCACGCGGGCGGCCCGGCTTCTCGGCAAGGCGGCGAAGGAGGCCGACCTCGGAAGACGTTTCGGAGCAGACCTTTACGAAACCGAAGTCAATTGGCTGATCGAGCAGGAATGGGCGCGGCGCGCGGAGGACGTGCTGTGGCGCCGTACGAAACTGGGACTGAAGCTCTCGCCAGCGGAGGCCGCGGAGCTGGAGGAATATATGCAGGGCGCGGCCAACGCTGCCGCCTAG
- a CDS encoding DeoR/GlpR family DNA-binding transcription regulator — protein sequence MYLSGRQAEILDLAKTEGRVLVEELAQRFSVTPQTIRKDLNDLCDARVLNRIHGGAIFPSGKENVKYDARRQIAATEKQAIGRAAAALIPDNASLFINIGTTTEAVGEALLDHKELMVITNNINVANRLRVFPSIEVVIAGGVVRGSDGGIVGEAAVDFIKQFKVDFAVIGASAIDHDGALLDFDYREVKVAQAIIANARHVILVSDSTKFERTAPVRIGHISQVQTFITDHCIIENVRKICAEQDVRLIETDA from the coding sequence ATGTATCTCAGCGGGCGGCAAGCGGAAATCCTGGACCTGGCAAAAACAGAGGGGCGCGTGCTCGTCGAGGAGCTTGCCCAGCGCTTTTCGGTGACGCCACAAACGATCCGCAAGGATCTCAATGATCTCTGCGATGCAAGGGTGCTGAACCGCATTCACGGGGGTGCGATCTTCCCGAGCGGCAAGGAAAACGTCAAATACGACGCGCGCCGCCAGATCGCCGCGACCGAAAAGCAGGCGATTGGCCGTGCCGCCGCCGCGCTCATCCCCGACAACGCCTCGCTCTTCATCAATATCGGCACCACTACCGAAGCGGTGGGAGAAGCGCTGCTCGACCACAAGGAATTGATGGTCATCACCAACAACATCAATGTTGCCAACAGGTTGCGCGTATTCCCCTCGATCGAGGTGGTGATCGCGGGTGGTGTCGTGCGCGGTTCCGACGGCGGCATCGTCGGCGAGGCCGCTGTCGACTTCATCAAGCAGTTCAAGGTGGATTTCGCCGTCATCGGCGCCTCGGCGATCGACCACGATGGCGCACTTCTCGATTTCGATTACCGGGAAGTGAAAGTCGCCCAGGCGATCATCGCAAATGCGCGGCACGTCATTCTCGTTTCGGACTCCACGAAATTCGAACGAACCGCTCCGGTCCGGATCGGCCACATCTCCCAGGTCCAGACTTTCATCACCGACCACTGCATCATTGAAAACGTTCGGAAAATATGTGCCGAGCAGGACGTTCGGCTGATCGAGACCGATGCCTGA
- a CDS encoding SDR family NAD(P)-dependent oxidoreductase encodes MFHPALFKGMNVVVTGGGRGIGLEVARQFLDCGAHVLVHMGRTVARERHDFLELAATEGRAFLCAADFLVAGGVESLADAVRERFDSVDVLINNAGTMVGRFPAADLTDDDYRTVVQLNQTSVVEMTRAMLPLLRKGTHPAIVNTVSISASTGGSAGSSIYSATKAFVATYSKALARELAPEGIRVNCVSPGTIATDFHERYSSPEKLEATRKTIPLGRLGTAEDCAPAYLFLASHALSGYITGQVLEVNGGQLIC; translated from the coding sequence ATGTTTCATCCGGCCTTGTTCAAGGGCATGAACGTGGTGGTGACCGGCGGTGGCCGGGGTATCGGGCTGGAGGTTGCGCGGCAATTTCTCGATTGTGGCGCGCATGTCCTCGTCCACATGGGCAGGACGGTCGCCCGCGAGCGTCACGATTTTCTCGAATTGGCCGCAACCGAGGGCAGGGCGTTTCTTTGTGCCGCCGATTTTCTTGTGGCTGGCGGCGTCGAAAGCCTGGCGGATGCCGTCCGGGAGCGGTTCGACAGTGTCGATGTTCTCATCAACAATGCCGGCACGATGGTCGGGCGCTTCCCTGCCGCAGACCTGACTGACGACGACTATCGCACGGTCGTGCAGCTCAATCAGACGTCGGTCGTCGAGATGACGCGGGCAATGCTGCCGCTCTTGCGCAAGGGCACCCATCCCGCGATCGTCAACACCGTGTCGATCTCCGCCTCGACCGGCGGCAGCGCCGGCTCGTCGATCTACTCCGCCACCAAGGCCTTCGTCGCGACCTATTCGAAGGCACTGGCACGCGAGCTGGCGCCGGAGGGCATCCGCGTCAATTGCGTCTCGCCGGGAACGATCGCGACCGACTTCCACGAACGCTACTCGTCGCCGGAGAAACTCGAGGCAACGCGCAAGACGATCCCGCTCGGCCGGCTCGGCACCGCCGAGGATTGCGCGCCGGCCTATCTCTTCCTCGCTTCGCACGCCCTTTCAGGCTATATCACCGGCCAGGTGCTGGAGGTGAATGGGGGCCAGCTTATCTGCTAA